In Saccharicrinis fermentans DSM 9555 = JCM 21142, a genomic segment contains:
- a CDS encoding rhodanese-like domain-containing protein, producing MKFIFCLGLFFVLTINGFSQKSSILECDEFYNSIYTLNDVVIFDIRIKESYQKFRIKDALWAGTKERLRSYLKDIEKNTTLFVYCEIGKRSKDCVELLDSLGYRNVFQLKDGIREWKKNGYPIDRSRIKDKL from the coding sequence ATGAAGTTTATTTTTTGTTTAGGTTTATTTTTTGTATTGACAATTAATGGTTTTTCGCAGAAGTCGAGCATCCTTGAGTGCGATGAATTTTATAATTCTATATATACTCTTAATGATGTTGTTATCTTTGATATAAGGATCAAAGAAAGTTACCAGAAGTTTAGAATTAAGGATGCACTTTGGGCCGGAACGAAAGAGCGTTTACGTAGCTATTTAAAAGATATAGAGAAAAATACTACGCTATTTGTTTACTGCGAAATAGGAAAAAGAAGTAAGGATTGTGTAGAATTATTAGACTCTTTAGGTTATAGAAATGTTTTTCAACTTAAGGATGGTATTAGAGAATGGAAAAAGAATGGTTATCCTATTGATCGTTCTAGGATTAAAGATAAATTATAA
- the hemW gene encoding radical SAM family heme chaperone HemW, translated as MAGIYIHIPFCIQKCGYCDFYSIIRLTDKSDFVACLCKEIIDRKDTLNGEAVKTIYFGGGTPSLLSKQDLTKIVDVLFAHYDLSKLEEFTIEVNPDDINMSYLTDLRELGINRLSMGIQSFNNKILTFMNRRHNAAEALQAVELSKRSGFDNVSIDLIYGIPNMSLQEWESSIDTALGMGVQHISAYHLTFEPGTVFYKNLKKNILKEVDDSVSVEQHALLIHKLKEKGFIDYEISNFCQPGFESKHNSSYWNGSNYLGFGPSAHSYSAPSRRWNISDLKEYMKKVQEEECYFEFEILSEKDKYNEAIMLGLRTNKGVELNVINQMKDEFILFFNEIMKKNIKLKTTFEQDGYLKVCFDQKILTDQIITDFFIA; from the coding sequence TCAAAAATGCGGTTACTGCGATTTTTACAGTATTATTCGATTAACGGATAAATCTGACTTTGTTGCTTGTTTATGTAAGGAGATCATTGATAGAAAAGACACATTAAATGGTGAAGCTGTAAAAACTATTTATTTTGGTGGCGGTACGCCTAGTTTATTAAGTAAACAAGACCTCACAAAAATAGTAGATGTTTTGTTTGCTCATTATGATCTATCTAAGCTTGAAGAGTTTACCATTGAGGTGAATCCTGATGATATCAATATGTCATATCTGACAGATTTAAGAGAATTGGGTATAAATCGTTTAAGTATGGGAATTCAAAGTTTTAACAATAAGATTCTTACTTTTATGAATCGTAGACATAATGCTGCTGAGGCGCTACAGGCAGTTGAATTGTCTAAACGGTCCGGCTTTGATAATGTGAGTATTGATTTGATCTATGGTATTCCCAATATGAGCCTTCAGGAATGGGAAAGTAGTATTGATACAGCTTTAGGAATGGGAGTGCAGCATATATCTGCTTATCACCTTACTTTTGAACCGGGAACTGTGTTTTATAAAAATTTAAAAAAGAATATATTGAAAGAGGTTGATGATAGTGTAAGTGTGGAACAACATGCTTTGTTAATTCATAAATTAAAAGAGAAAGGTTTTATTGATTATGAAATATCTAACTTTTGTCAACCTGGCTTTGAATCTAAACATAATTCTAGTTACTGGAATGGAAGTAACTATTTAGGCTTTGGTCCCTCTGCTCATTCTTATTCTGCACCGTCAAGAAGGTGGAATATTTCTGATTTAAAAGAGTATATGAAAAAAGTGCAAGAAGAGGAGTGTTATTTTGAATTTGAAATTTTAAGTGAAAAGGATAAATATAATGAGGCTATTATGCTCGGATTACGCACAAACAAAGGTGTTGAGTTAAATGTAATCAATCAAATGAAGGATGAATTTATCCTTTTTTTTAATGAAATAATGAAGAAAAATATAAAATTAAAAACTACGTTTGAGCAAGATGGTTATTTAAAAGTTTGTTTTGATCAGAAAATACTGACAGATCAAATTATTACTGATTTTTTTATCGCATAA
- a CDS encoding exonuclease/endonuclease/phosphatase family protein, whose translation MRFIFYFFLFNLIFLCGCHHKGKNISVTSMKFTCQFAGDSIYVHEPYFDTLQFFISRSNPDLISFKESNFSRKCTDHIESIGYRFMPLNIAQDSTLQLVSPVAYKISSFDFLASSVISYNNDSLRYGQNLVSWYQLRNQRTGHIFYLFNLQLQKNLTLYQSRLIGFDLLRKIDEISAGVPVILIGDFYGSNAEIKRLLTDNWKNTYPLSEVKTSHQESDFLVNEFLKIKNSSSNKTNDSIINSVVIQFAINTKKISRSKSGHPIPEY comes from the coding sequence ATGAGGTTTATTTTTTATTTCTTTCTTTTTAATCTGATATTTCTTTGCGGATGTCATCATAAAGGTAAAAATATTTCAGTAACTAGTATGAAGTTTACCTGTCAGTTTGCTGGTGATTCTATTTATGTTCATGAGCCTTATTTTGATACTTTACAATTTTTTATATCCCGATCGAATCCCGATTTAATTAGTTTTAAAGAGAGTAATTTTAGTAGAAAGTGTACCGATCATATTGAATCAATAGGGTATCGTTTTATGCCTTTGAATATTGCCCAGGATTCTACTTTACAACTTGTTTCTCCTGTTGCCTATAAAATTTCTTCATTTGATTTTTTGGCTTCGTCCGTAATTTCTTATAACAATGATAGTCTGAGGTATGGCCAAAATTTGGTTTCATGGTATCAATTAAGAAACCAGCGAACGGGGCATATTTTCTATCTTTTTAACCTACAGCTTCAAAAGAACCTTACTTTGTATCAATCCAGGTTAATAGGTTTTGATTTGTTAAGAAAGATCGATGAAATATCTGCTGGCGTTCCAGTGATATTAATAGGTGATTTTTATGGTTCAAATGCGGAAATTAAAAGATTATTGACCGATAATTGGAAAAACACATATCCCCTTAGCGAAGTAAAAACAAGTCATCAAGAGTCAGATTTTTTGGTGAACGAATTTCTAAAAATTAAGAACAGTTCCAGTAATAAAACCAACGACTCTATTATAAACAGTGTGGTTATTCAGTTTGCTATAAATACAAAAAAAATATCCAGAAGTAAATCTGGACATCCTATTCCTGAATATTAG
- a CDS encoding cation diffusion facilitator family transporter, translating into MSQKKLYTTGLIISWLSIVLNIALFAIKFWVGILYNSVALIADAWHTLTDSISSFAVLIGIKVSMKPADEDHPFGHGRAELIATIFVGILLAIVGANFTYESILKLSSHESVEYGKYAIIVTVVSIVVKEMMAQYSIYFGNKTSSTSLVADGWHHRSDAISSVVILVGIFIGKYFWWMDGILGLIVSFLIFYTTYKILKEALSLFLGERIDDELKESIQKIGFDTFMRDLDPHHFLIHKYGHHSELTFHISLSGNMSLAEAHRMATQYENKIKEKFNIGVTIHIDSLDY; encoded by the coding sequence ATGAGCCAGAAAAAATTGTATACTACCGGATTAATCATTTCTTGGTTGTCTATCGTCTTAAATATTGCATTATTTGCCATTAAATTTTGGGTGGGTATTTTATATAATTCAGTGGCTTTGATTGCGGATGCTTGGCATACTTTAACCGATTCAATTTCGTCTTTTGCTGTTCTTATTGGTATTAAGGTTTCAATGAAACCAGCGGATGAAGATCATCCCTTTGGGCATGGCAGAGCTGAACTGATTGCTACTATTTTTGTAGGTATATTATTGGCTATTGTGGGTGCTAATTTTACCTATGAATCCATCCTGAAACTTAGTTCTCACGAATCAGTCGAATATGGAAAGTATGCTATTATTGTAACTGTTGTTTCCATTGTTGTGAAAGAAATGATGGCTCAGTATTCTATTTATTTTGGAAATAAAACATCTTCCACATCTTTGGTTGCAGATGGATGGCATCATAGAAGTGATGCTATTTCAAGTGTTGTAATTTTGGTGGGTATTTTTATTGGGAAATATTTTTGGTGGATGGACGGAATACTTGGTCTTATTGTTTCTTTTTTAATATTTTATACTACTTATAAAATATTAAAAGAAGCATTGTCGTTGTTTTTAGGCGAAAGAATTGATGATGAGTTAAAGGAGAGCATTCAAAAAATTGGTTTTGATACTTTTATGAGAGATTTAGATCCTCACCATTTCTTAATTCATAAATATGGACATCACTCTGAACTTACTTTTCATATTTCTTTATCGGGTAATATGAGCCTGGCGGAAGCCCATCGTATGGCAACCCAGTATGAAAATAAAATTAAGGAAAAGTTTAATATAGGTGTCACTATTCATATTGATTCTTTAGATTATTAA